In the Pleurodeles waltl isolate 20211129_DDA chromosome 3_1, aPleWal1.hap1.20221129, whole genome shotgun sequence genome, TAGCGTCGTCATCTCAGTGTCCTGCAATAGGAAAGGAGTGTAAGAATTGTGGTAGAGTAGGACATTTTGCAAGGGTATGTAGAGATGTTAAAAAACGTAATAGTATGTAGAGAGGGAAAATGGCGTGTGTGAAAGCTGGGAGACGTGAAATGAAGGGATGGGGTATTGAGGTGAAAAGTGATGAACATAGTGGCACCGTGTTGTCACTGAAGAGTGGTGAtagtggaaatggaaatggaaatgaatTAAAACGACCGATGTGTGAGGTGCTTGTGGCAGGAAGAAAGATAGTGCTTATGGTAGATTCGGGGTCGCCATGGACAATAGTGGTGAAAGATTATTTTGAACGTATGTTTGAAGGAATTTGGGACATGACTGTTTTAAATGAACCTGACATTGTGGCTGAGTGTTTTGATGGCACGACGATTGACATGATGGGGTTTGTTGAAACGGAAATCGTGTTTAAGGAAAGGAAAGCGAATATTAAgttgtatgtggcaacaaaaggtGTGAATGTTCTGGGTTGGAAGGATCAAGGAAAATTGAACATAATCTTGAACCCCATAAGCAAGGAACCAGTATTGGCACTAGGAAGTTTGGGAAACAAGGAGAGGATCATCTCCAAATTTCCTTTTGTGTTCACTGAAAAGTTAGGCAAATTGGTGAATTACAGCCATAAGATAAAGGTTAAATCTAATGCTAAACCTGTTATACAAAAACTCCGGAATGTGCCTATAAGTGTTAGAGAAGAACTCAAACATATATTGGCAGGGATGGTAGAGGATAATGTAAGTGAAGAAATCGAATCCTCCaaatgggtttctccaattgtgtTGACCCGTAAACCCGACAAATCGTTGAGGTTATGCGTGGATTTGAGAGCGGTGAATGCGAACATAATTGTGAAATTTTACCCTTTGCCTAAAATTAACGAGGTGATCAGCCTGTTAGGAGCCAACATTTTCACCACTCTAGATTTAAGATCAGCGTACTATCAGATAGAGTTGACAGAGGATTCAAGACATCTTACGGCTTTTATTACCTCACAGGGCTTATTCCAgttcaagaggatgccttttggtttagcatctGCGGCATCAGTCTTTCAAAGGGCAATGTTTCACttgtttaaagacatggacaaatatgttaaatgttttcaagatgacatattgataTTTTCCAGGGATGAAAAAGAGCACAAAGAACATGTGGTGAGTGTGTGTAAGGTATTGGGGGAGAATGGGTTGACtcttaaggaaaataaatgtaagttCTTTGCTGAAtcagtggaatatttgggtcataccaTATCTGGTAATGGTGTGGTTCCTAAACAATCTTTAGTGGATGCTATTGTGAATGCTCCTGATAATCGGGAGAAATTACTGTAATTTAGTGGGTTATGTGAGtactacagtaagtttatagacaATTTTGCTACAAAGATGGAACCCTTGAGAGAACTCACGCGGAAAGGGGCCCAGTACATATGGGCGGAGAAACAAAGTGAAGCCTTTGAAAGAATTAAAAAGGAAATTGTGGGGGCACCAACTTTGAGacctttcagtgtgggggtgcaatGTGTGATAACGGTGGATGCGAGCATGTATGGGATTGTGTTATCTCAAAGATGTGGTAGGGACAGGTGGAATGTTTCGTTTGCCTCACGCACTCTCAGTGACACGGAGAGAAAATACGCAGTGATTGAGAAGGAGTTATTAGCGTGTATTTGGGCTGTTGAACACTTCAGGGACTATATTTGGGGTACGAAGTTTATTCTTCAAACGGACCATAAACCCTTGGTGGGTATTCTTTCTCCAGGCGGGGTTGGAATGCCACAGCTCTCATTGCCAGACTTGTGTCAAGGTTGCAGGAATATTGTTTTGAGGTTGAATATGTGCCAGGAAGAAGCAATGCTGTGGCATATTGTCTGTCAAGACTTCCACAGAAAGAAACTAAGGAGGACAGTGCATATTGTGGGCTCTTGGAGAATGAAGTAATTTCCACAGTGTCAGGGTACATGACTGTAGAGTTTGGGAGCATTAAGGAGGAAGAATGGATGGATTGCGTGAAGAATGATAAGACATTGCAAGAGGTAATAAGGTATGTGAGAGATGGTTGGCCCAGTAGAGGTAAGTTTGCTGTGGAATTGGAACCGTTTGCTAAAGTTAAGGATGAGCTGGAAGTAGAAAACGAGACATTGTTCAAGAAAGGGAAGTGCATTCCTCCCAGAGATTTGATGCAGACCATTTTGAGTATAGCTCATGAGGGGCATCCGGGTATGTCATCTATGAAACGGTTGGTACGCACATGTTTCTGGTGGCCGGGATTGGACAAAATGGTGGACAGGGTGGTCAGAGAATGTGACGTTTGTGTTAATGCAGAAATTTTTTTAAGAACTGTACCTGCACCTCTGATACCTGTCTCCTGGCCGACTTCTCCCTGGCAGAAATTGGGATTTGACATTACAAGTCCATTTTATTCTCTTCCAGCTGATGCCCGGTATGCTTTAGTGCTTATAGATTATTTTTCCAAGTGGCCTGAGGTAAAAATGGTTCCATGTGTATCAGCGGGTATTGTAATAGAATTTTTCAAGGAGATTTTTGCAAGGGAGGGTTACCCAGAAGTCTTGATTTCGGATAATGGGGTCCAATTGATTGCTGCTGAAACACAGAGTTTTTTTAGGTATTGCAACATTAAACATATTACTACTCCTTTGTATGAGCCCCAAGGCAACGGACAAGTGGAAAGATTTAATTGAGTTCTTAAAGACAGTATTATTTGGGCACGTAGTTTTGGAGGTttgtggaaggaaaaatgtagagaaaagttATGGAATTATCGGATTACTCCACAATCCACAACAGGTGTAAGTCCTTTCAGGTTGTTGAGGGGTAGACATCCTGTGTCGAAATTATGTCCATGGTTGTTCAAGAAGAAGCAGAGCAAAGAATGGGAAAATTTATCTTTGGAAGaagtcagagaaagggtcaaggacaaacaggaaaagattaaggaattttaCGACAGAAAGTGGAAGGTGAAAAAAACCAACTTTGTGGTTGGGGATTGGGTTAAGATGCATAAACCAGGGTATGTAAGAAAGACTGAAAGCAAGTTTGGAAGGGAAGTCAAGGTGTTAAGGAATAGTGTGGTTACGCAGGATCGCaaagtgtggaatgtgagaagGGTGGCGAAATGCTGTGGTAACAGTCAGGATGTTAAGGAAGGGAAATGTTGTGATCACCTTGTATCAAGTTGGAGTAGGTTTGGTGAGGAAGTCGAGCACCCTGTTGAGAGTGTGGGAAATGAGAGTGAGTGTGGACAGCCTGTCTCTGATGAGGCATCAGAAGAAACCTATGAAGAAGTAATGGTGGCTGGAGATCAAAGGAATTATGGGGATAATGTAGCGAACAGGGGTTCTGTTGCTTCTAGAGGGAAATTTTATGCGAGAAAAAGTGTTCTACCATTCAAACTTAGAGACATTGTGTAATTGAAAATTAATATTATACATGTTAAAAGATGTTTTGCATACTCTGTAATTATGTTAATTGTTCGTCATTGTTCTTTATTTCTTCTGTATACTTGTGCCTatgtagtttcatttttttttttttttttttaatcctttttattTTAGGAAGAGAAATGTGTTATGTCTAGGCTATCCTGTGAGTGCGATTATGGAATGTGGGGCATTGGAAGGTGGTGAGGGTTCGGGACGGTTAGGGGGATTCTGCCGAAGGAGACCGAAGCAACGAGATGGCATAAGAGATACCTGGAATAAAATACATCTATTTCATTGCAGCTCCACTGTACCGTCGTATTTTTTAcagagggcctaagcacaaactgccccaaatagccaacaaaaatgcctggcacctgactgcagaaaaggcctggcagcaaaagggttaaagcccacagacagcaacagaaaagcaGGGCTTGTGCGCAGTAATGATCCACCTAAAAAACAATCCTCTCAAAATGGCCGCCGCCCCTAATGTCCACCTTTCTAGTTGGATCTTTCCTTCAAACGAAACGATGTACTATGGAAATAGATGAAAACCTATACAGGACTTAGAAAAGACAATCTCCAATGAGACATGCCGTAATGGGCGTCTGTATTGGCATTACAAATGACGTTCGAGACAAAAGGTAGCCTATTGTAACAAAAGAAAGAGCGTggtattattttgttttgtaaCGAGCAGGAAGTTTCAATGTATTTTAGATTTCTTACAATTAACACTTTCTGCCGTATATTATGTGTACAATGTAGTTTTATCTATATAAAATCAATATAAACGAAAAAGTACACTGAGTTACTTCTCGAATATGCCTTTACTTTCTACCTGCCTCAATGTTTTGCTAACTTAAAAAGGCCACGCCTTTGGTGCGAGTATGGCGGAAGCTCATTGGCAGCCTGGTCTGCTCTATTATCGTTTTGAAGCGCTTAGGGAAGGACGCCACGCACAAATCACGCGGTCTCTAGTTAACCAACAGGGTAGGGATTGGAGGGCGGAGTGTTTCCGTTTTTCTGCAAACGTCGCTCGGTCTGGCGGCAGTCAGTGACGTCAGAAGAGTACGAGAGAGCGGAATTTCGGTGTCTGCGAACGTCGGAGCACGGCCAGCAATGACCCGTGAGTACAGGGAGCGGGGTTGGGAAGACCCGTGATATTTTCACCAGCTGGTAACTGGAGTGTGCCGTCTGCGATACCTAAACGGTTGGATTACTTATCAATTGTACAGAGGGCTTCGGCTGTTTATACTCTTAACCTTCGCCCCAGCACTCTTTGTCCTGCTGTTTCATTTGGCGGGTTGAGAGTGGATATTGAAATGTGTGTGTTTGGTATTGAGATAAGTGTGTTTGAGGCGGTAATGGCCTTCCGCGCTGTGCGGCCTTTCCCTCCCTGTCTTCGCCACGTCACCGTCCCACTGGGTTCTCCGGGAGCGGCTGGTGGGCCTGGcgctcatattttttatttttttttacatatctatGTTCTACTGAAATGCACGTATGCAATTGAATTATTGCTATTGTTATACTAAATACCAGATTAACAATAAGATCCACACAAATCTGTGATGTATGTTGAAGGTGTGGGTTCTTCTGGGGAGGAAGGCGCAGATCCATTTGAGGGAGAGTCATTGAAATAGGATGAGGTGGGAGACGGTGTGAACAGCTGTTGACgtgtctagaaggatgagggctgtgTCTTCTTCCTTGTTGAGGATCGAGCAGAGAAGCTGGAGTGATGGCGACGGTCAAAAGGAGGGCAATAAATAGTACACAGGCTGGACAAACATTTGTTCCTCTTATTTCTACCTCCTTCGTCAACAGTGTGATCCACCATACCAAAAGCGGCAGGAAGGTAGAGCCATGTGAGGCAGTCAGGATTTCCATGCTCCGCATCCAAATTGAGCAAATCAGAAACAAAAAGAAGAGTAGCTTCAGTGCCTCAGCCTACTATAAATCCCAGTTGGCTACCAGTAGACGAAAGGATGAGGGTCTGTGCTGTGCAAGAATATTCCTGGCTTTAGGTCATTGTTACAATCCTGACTGGGCACATATGTTCCAATGTACCAGATTTAAGTGCATTGAAGTCTTTTCACCTCTACCTCCTCAGGCTGAGCGAGTCTTCTCTACATTTGATCTCTGTGGTAGAGGTAGCAGTAGTGGAAGTCTTCTTGATTTTAAGAGTCAATACCATTGGAAACACATATTTGGAGAATTAGCTGCTCACTATATCATGTCTACCCTCTTATCAGTTTTTAGTATTTTTTCCTCTCCAACTTGATACCTTTTTTATCTATCCAGCTTTTTCATAAACCGCAAATTATTTCTATTTATCAAGTTTACAGGTAGCTCTGTAATGGACAGTGCCAACCAATGGCATTGGTTAGGTGACTAAAACTATCTGGTACTTAGAAGTGTCTACTGCTGTCCCATGATGTATTAAAAGCTCCCAGACCTTGATAACATCCTTCTAATCCCTAGCTCTCCTGGTCAGCCTCACGGAAAGTAGGAatactttaatttttgttttaagtAATGGTCCAAATCATTGGCAGACATTTATTGGCCTTTATTCATATGCCAACCAGAGCAAAAATTAAATCAATATTGTGTCCTGCGACAGAGGTAGGGTTGTTCACTTAATGTAATAAAATGTTACCCACATCCTTTCATCAAATAAATTTGAGAGCAGTTTATGCTGTAACATAAAAAAACAGCTTCATGGCGCCTTAATCTTCTATGCCTTACATACGATGCATTACTTTTGATGCTTTATCCCCTTTAATGACAAGACCTACAAGATCAAGTAGGTTCTCCGTATACTCTAGTTTAGCAAAGGTGGTGGGCTGCCAAAGAAGTACTAATGAAATAATTGTATCCATGGTTACTAAGCACTGAATAATCAACACTTAATTTAAAAGGGATCACTTTCCCCCCACAATCAAAACCTTTATCTACTGCTTAAGTGCCTGTCGCGGTCCCATTCCCAACGTCCCCCTTAATTTCGATACACACAAATACCTTGTACTAGGGAATGCCACTGGGAGGGTTTATGCCTTTGGCCAGGTTGATCTTCTAAAGCTACAATGGGTTCTATTGTGtgggaaatatattttgaaatactgaTTATGCCAAATATCTTGAACAAATCAGTAAATGATTAAGCCAACATACATGAGTCTGTAGTTATTCAGCATATTCGTATTCATATTCCGAAGCTATACAGTAGTGTGAGAATTAAAGTATCAAACGCGGCTGTTATATAAAAGTGACAGTGTGATCATGTGAATCTGACAACAAATGACATAAACAATGTATGAACAAATGATTTGACAAGGTTTCCGTTTTCTTTTTCCACTTCAGCTCAAAAGACAGCACCTGTTGTATTTGTGGGTACTTGAGGCTTGTTAGCCAAGGACACGAACCTTTACCTTAAATATTGCGTACGTTTCGACCCTACCGGTACGTGTTCCCATGTAACCATCACAACAGGTCTGCCCCAGGGCTACAAGCTCGTAAATAGAATGCATAATGATTGAACAACATGTTGTTTGATATTCCAGCCGGGATGAAATACAAAAAATGGATCAAGCGTATCCACAACCGAAGCAGTCCGTATTGGCAATCCTATCTTAGGCTGCTGGGTGATGGACCACTATCTCTTGGTTGCAAGGAGATTGTGAAAAGTGCAATACTTTGAGATCCCCGTGGGATTCTCTTAAACCTTAACTGCAGGGTATGGGGTGTCTCCTGCGATTCATAAGGGCAAGGTTGAAGCCAGACTCCTCTCTTAGCcaagtttcagtaaaaaaaaaaaaaaaaaaaggttaattaaaattaattctccttttctgtttatatttacacagggaacacacatttatAAGGGCAGATGTCAGTAACGTTATTTTGGTTGGCTAGTTAAATCGTGCCTTTAGAGATTTAGGCCAGATCAGCTCACAGTGTATGGAATTGTATAAACTATTTACTTgcccaagaaactcaattcttcAGAGATGTGTGTTGTCAAACAAGGCACTTGTCACATTTGGAGACTTGCAGTGTGGATTAGATCGGCCTATTAAAAAAGCTGACTCCCAGTGGTAGCGCTTAAGTGCATAGTTTAAACTTTATTCAGTGGCAGAATCATTTTTGAAGATGGCCAGATAGTCGTTTATAAATCAATAGATACATAAAATAAACTTTGAACAAACCATGCATCTGCACTGCTCAACTCTAGCTCGTCAGTTACTAGTTGGCCCCTTACTGTGAGTTGCCTGTTTTAAATCTGGTGGATCTGGTAACAGAAGGAACTGGCTCCATAGGAGTTGCAAGCTCAGCAGGTACACCTGAGTGGTATTCCAGCAAGGAGTTTCACACACTGAAAATAAATTAAGTCTCTTGGTGGAATACTGGGGTAAAACATTCAGGAATCCCAGGGTCCTAAATTGACACTCCTATTTCGGGCTTTGGATGCCTTTTACTTTCAGCTGTGTTGAATGACGACCAGCTTAGTCTTGGATATTTGTATGTGGCTGTACAGCTAATTTGCTGTAAGAATCTTGACCCACAAGCTGTGTTCATTGTCACTTCCCTACATGCTATTTTCTGCAACTAGAGGTCATAGTTGTACAGAATAATATGATTGGGAATGTATGATGTTGATCTAAGTTCGCAACCCAGCTCAGTCTTCAAATTAAATTACTATTTACCTATATCCTTATTTATTGGTTGTAGATCTAGCCATAAGGTTAAATAACAACTGTTGCATCACTTGTTAATGGCCAGGGAACCAGTTTTTGCAAGCTTCATAAACTCCCtctgtcttttattttattttttcaagacAATAGCAGGGTAATGGGGAGGGTATACCCCTGGGTTTcttgaaatttaaaaacaaaacaaaaaaaatcattcaTACTGGCGTTTTTGCAGGTGGAAACCAGCGTGAACTTGCCAGGCTAAAGAACTTGAAGAAGACTACGGATAAAGCGAAAAAGCAAGAAGATGGTCTCTCTGCCGCTGCCCGCAAGCAGAGGTAAATTCTCTCTCAACAGAAAATCCATCCAATATGCTTGATTCACTTCTTCAAGATTGGACTCGGAACGTTTAGGAATTGGTGGAGATGAACTATTAGGGTTTGACTATTGCCATTGCCCAGCGGGAGGTATATAGGCACTCTTTGAAGTGCAGTCGTTAAAATGAGCAGTTTCGACTTGATTGAATTGCTTCTGGAACAAACTGAACAATTCAAGATTAAAACTATTCAGTCAATTGCTACTGCAtaacttttttaatatttttattttattttcaatccTGAAAACCATCTACTTGCACTAATACTCAGCCACCTATCATAGAAACAAGCTTAATGTTGGAAATTTGGGAAATGATGTTGCAAATTGATACTGACTTTTAGATCTTCAAGCAGCGCATTATTGGGGATGTGGCAGATGAGTTTGGGTAGTTGGCATTGTATACAATAGTGGCAGCCTCAGACTTCCGGCAATCAgtgatttgttttttatgtttaatattgtCTCCTGCTGGTTATGTAGCACAATCTTATAACAAGAATAGAGATTGCGTGCACAGAGGGTTACTTGTACCTCCAATGGCTTCAGCAACACTGGTGAACGTGATGAGTCAGGAACCAGGATGGATGCCTTTAAACCTTCTACCTGAGAGTCTTTCAGCTCTGGTGCAATCTTGCATGACCCCAGAAAGAAGCAATATGCCAAGCTGTCTTTCAAGTACTTAAGTCATGCATGTCATTTAGGCTGGTCTGGTGGTAGTGGGTAGGGCTGTAGGGCACTGGTGACTTGGCATTTGAGAATAATGAAGGAGGATGAGTTGATCTGGTGCATGGATTGACTCCCCATTAGTGGATGGCAGACATCCATTATTGCGACTGTATAACTGTCAAATGTCTTGGCTATTCATTTTCATTAAATGCTTAATAAACCCCGCAATGTTTTTTAGCTGTGACTTTCATGAATCTTGTGGAATTTCGTAAGGTGCACATATGCTAAAGTAGAAAAAGGAACATGAAGTAAGCTTACATTTGGTTAGTTTTGTGGCTGTGGTTTAGGTTCAGTCTAGCTCCAGTACCAGGTGGTGTTTGGTAGCAGTCAGTGCCGCCCTTGTGATAAATTAAGGTTTTAATAGGACCCAAGTACAGGCGGTTTGGTTTGTAGGCGGTTCATATATTCTAATCGGTAAATAAACATTCTACAAAGACAATGTTACAAACAACAAAGATGCTCATGTGGTGTCAGTACAGATTAACGTGTTCGGTTTGTGACAGTATTGTGAAAACCACAGGGAAGGCTGGCTTAACGGTCACTTCATGCAGTAGATTTAAGATGTACCCAAGTTAATGGTTAAATGGACATTGCAGGATGTAGGAAGGTAAAGAAAATAGCCAGTGCTATCTGTTAATGTTTAGTTCATATTGGCGGCCGAGTAGGATGGAGTGGTAATAGTGGTTGCAGCCGAGCTACCTTCCCAAGCTGACATTATGTTTCAGATTGTATTCCAAAGGCAGATGTTACAATAAGGAAACCTgtaagcagttaaaaaaaaaaaaaaaaaaaaaattgactttaCACCCAACACACTGGAAGATTGATACCTACTGGATTCAACAGCAAAACCGGTCTTCAGATAAATGCCTACAGTTGTGGAAGATGCATGGCTAATCAGGATGAGTGATCTTGttaaaacaattacaaaacacTGGGAAACTTGAATAGCCTTTGCAATCGTTCTTTGAAAAATTAAAGAACACCTAATTTGAATTATAACTGTGAACTATTATAATTTATCAATTTTTAGCTTTGTACGAGGAGTCCGACCATCTCTTCTTCATTAGTCGATGGTAAAAGATGCAGGCGTGAGACGAGCATTGAAGAGACGCAGGTGCTGTCTCATTGGCTTTATTCTATGGCACACTTGCTGGCAGTGCTTTCTAGTGACTTAAGATTTTAATTAAGAGCCTAAACTTCTCTGTGTTAACTAGCTGGAATAAAATTCACTTTGCGATTACAGCTCACCTTCCACACCCTACCAAATAAAAATTTGCAGTGAgcacgtatttaaaaaaaaaaaatgttctttcctGGAGCAAAAGTAAATCTGGATATCATTTGGCATTTTGTTTATGCAGAACCCTTGGTGTTTTAGGTCCCTTATTTATTCAGAGCTCTTGGTGTTTAGGTCCCTTATTTGCCATATGAATAACTGCTTTGTGGAACAGTCGATGTTTCAGGGCAATCTGCAGTGTTGTAATGTTGTACTTTGACCCTTACGTGGGAGTTTAATGTCTCACTTGTTCCATTTCTTCGTGTTTAAATGTCTACCACAGTTGGCAGCTAGAAGCTCATATAGCTGTGCTCTTAATGGAAGTTCAGGTTTAGGAACTGCCCCAGAATTTGCATTTATTCACTTTTGCACAGTCACAATCTAGAATGTACTTGGGTCAATCATGGTCTAAATTtagtgtgtgtagtgtgttttatttttttgttcccttGGGTTACTCAGAAAGAAGTCATACAAAGAGCACCTCAGATGGTTGGTCAGTAGCTTCAAGGAAAATACACCAAATCCCTATCAAGCCGTAGTGTTTGACTGTCTCATTTTCATTTTCCGGTTGACAAAGGGAACTTGTGTACTAATGTCAAGCTTTCATTTTACTCAGAGCAAGTGTTGTCTTGATTTCAGAGGTGCAGTGATGTCTACTGTACCAGAAATACCTTTTGAAGTACTTTTGAGGTGTGACAGTCTTGTTGAATTACAGTGTGTGAAACTAAAGGGCGGTAGCCATAACACAATTTAGATACCTGTAAAATGGACAGTACACCTTTTTcagaaatatatcagcagttaaggaagcagttttattattttttctttcttattttattAACACTGAAGTGCGATAGAAACTAAAGATTTCAATAGTAACAAAACAAATGAATGCCCATTTACCTGTTGAGTCACACATGACAAATATTCACTGAAGCCtagtttccacacattatcatttgtgtgctacatAGTTAAATCAGTAAAACTGTCTGCAATTGTACTGGCCAGTTGAGTGGAAAATGTGCGGTCTGTAAATGACTGTGCTACAGCACGATGCTTTAGCAATATATTTATGAcggtgtgcttcaaaatgcacaaACAGATACATACTTTATCCTTACCACTGTTCTATTGAATATGCTGATAAAGTTTCCTACACTTTGTGAGGTCTCGCACATCTTGAGAAATAAAGATGTGGTCTAACAGCCAGAGCTGCTAACTTCAGATATGGGGAACCTGGTTTGAGTCCTGGCCTTGGCTCTGGGGAAATCACTTACTCTATGTAATACAATCTGGTGGTCGTGAAAAGTGCCCTTGGGTACTGTATAAAATTGCAGTATATGATGCACAACTGGGACTCTTTTAATACAAAAATCGATATAGGGTTTTTTCAGATGTGCTAAAATTACTTGTATCAACACCCAATATTTTTCGGAAGCCTTGTAGTTGTTAGTGAACAGATAGCAAAGGCTAGCACCTCACGCTGACAATTGTTCAGTGTGAGGTGCTGGCCTGTGCTATCTGTTTATGCCCCTTTATCGGGGGCCCTGTCTGCTGTGGCTTGACGATCAAGTGAAGGCTCATCTGTTTAACTTTTTGTAAGTCCATTGGTAAAGCAAGTCATTTTGTATGTACTACGTTATTgcttttgccaacgcttgtttgtgTATTGGATCGCATACTTGCGTTCTTTTTTTAAAGCATCCATTCTCCAGATGCTTTTAAGTGTTCATTCCCTAGTGCTACCAGCTGGTCGGAGCAAATGAGTCGGAAGGACACTCCTAAACAGTAATAAGAATGAATTatttgcaatgggtcttgcgtttgctttaGTAAGGGCTGTTAGTgttgcaaattcataactggacttttcttgccatataaactgaaagtaaaacatttgacataagcaagcagattcaaagcatcataagcgcaaaggagagacacaaaaagaaaaaaaattgctcgcagtcaaacgtatctacaaacgtgcaattatccatgtaaagggggcgatggccaaggcggtaacaaaactgtcctaagaagagacaaatgtaaagcatttaccaatgataaagaatttttgaaaggcaagcccatgaacgagtgatagtgatgggcatgcagtgggtgtggttaaaagcccacagatggatTACAATATGTCAGTGCGTGCACGTT is a window encoding:
- the SERF2 gene encoding small EDRK-rich factor 2; the encoded protein is MTRGNQRELARLKNLKKTTDKAKKQEDGLSAAARKQRDAEIMQQKQKKAAEKKEEPK